The DNA region TGTTATCCAATAAGTCAAAACCCCCATATCGCCAGTATAGAACACGGCTAAgttgacagaagatcaatCTCAACAGATATTGTTGAATAAGTCACTGAATTTCATTTAATATACACTGCTAAAATACAACAAGAAGCATAATAGGTATTCCGTAATCACCGATTCTCTGCCTTTCAATCCATCCAAAACATGACAATCACTGCTCATAAGTGTCGGTCATCAGTCCTATACCAATAGGTTCGCTTTCAGTACGCTCCCTGCGAAGAATAGGAAACCTCTTTGACCCCATCCTTTTTCGCGCCTTCTTTGGGTATGCAAAAATCACTTCGTTGCTTGATTGTCGCAAGACAGAGGAAGCCCGTCTACTGCCGTCATGACGCTTTCGCTTCGAGTCCTTTCCATTCTCCAAAGAATAGCCTGCCGAACTGTTATTCCCGATAGTCGCACCAGAAGTTTCTCGCATGTTTTCTGTATCAGCCAAACAATTCTCTGCGTCGGACTCGTCTGCCTTTCTTAGGGCTGCTCGCTGCGAAAGAGGAACGAACACTGGAGCGTCCGGCTTCAGAGGGCTCCTTCTCCAAGGTTCGTTGTTGACGCTCCTGGAGTTCTCCTTTACGTCAGGCGAACCAACCTTTTTGTAGGATCTCATGCGGCGCATCTTGGACACTGCGAGGATTGGCCCAGTCTCTGTTACAGACCGAGAGTCATCCATCTCTATGAGGTCGCCCATTTGTTGAGTAGCCACTTTTCCTTTCACGGATTCTTCGGTTGCTCTTTGCTCTTGAGCTGGGCCTGTACTTTCAATCATGGCTGGGGAGAGTTTTTCCTTGATCTGCCGTGACAAGAGACGACGATAGTAGCTGTTTGTTCTCAATAATGAGCTGTGAGATCCTTGTTCGACGAGGCGGCCATGTCGAAGGACGATGATATTGTCTGCTTTAGAGACCGTCGAAAGACGATGTCTGCGGAGAAATTGTCAGCACTGACGGGGTCATATTCAGTGGGCCAACCATACGAAGTGATGAGTATTGTCTTTCCTCTCCACAGTCGCTTCAAATTTCTCTGGATCAAGGCTTCCGTGCTGCTATCCACACTGCTCGTCGCGCCATCCAAGAGAATGATCTTAGGGTTCTGGATTATCACTCGTGCAATCGCGAGTCGCTGAAGCTCTCCACCAGACAGTTTCACACCGCCGTCTCCGATTATGGTATGATAACCATCCCCAAGCGATACAAATCTGTCATGAAGAGCCACGGCTTTGCACGCATCATACACCTGTCCCTCGGTAGCAGAAAAATTCGCATACATGACATTGTTCATGATCGTATCGTGGAATAGAACTGGATCTTGTGGCACAATACCAATACTCGAACGCAAACTCTCCAGCGTGGCATGGCGAATATCTTGTCCATCGATTCTGACATTTCCTTGAAGCGGATCATACAAGCGCAAGAGGAGACCTAGGACAGTCGATTTGCCACTTCCAGTCGCACCCGCGAGAGCCACTGTCTGACCGGCTTGAACGTGAAAACTGACCCCTTTCAGCGCTCTCTTTTGCCCCCTATATGCAAATTGAACGTCCTCGAATTCAATGGCACCTTGGTCGCAACATAATGGAGCTACTGCCATATGATTGGGAGCGTTCGAAGCCCTACCAAACAGTTTGAGCAGCTCATCAACATCTGCAAGGCCCAGGAGGACATCACGGACCTCTCTCACAAAGACCTGAAGATGCAGACCCAGGGGCGTCAAATACATCAGCAACATAATAAAACTGCCGAGTGATTTGACTCCCCAGCTAACTTGGAAAGCCGCCAACAGACCACCTCCCATAAGCCCTGGTACGGTGATGGCCGACTGCAACACCGAGTCAAAGCAAAACCATAATGAGAGTCTGGATGATGAATTCAAATGGTCCCTGACGGCTAAGGAGTATCGTGTTTCCTCATATGGGATGCGGTTAGAATATAGCGCGGTCTGCCAACTCGACGTCCAATCTCGGAGAATATGCTGCTCTCTGTTCATGTCATCGATAAAGCGCCTCTGCTTGACCTGCAACTTGCGATATATCTCCCTGGATGACCAGATGGAAAGAGCCACCACTGTCGCAAGGACCAAAGCCATATAGGCACCGTATATATAGTACAGCACGCATACGCCCACCAGAAGATCGATCGCGGTCGGGATGATGTGGGAAATAATAGCACGGAAGACATGTCGGGCGGATAGCCCACGATTGACAGATTCCCAAAGTCTGTCCAGGTTTCTCTTCCTGTTAAGCTCACATGCCAGTGTCGTAGCTTTGTCAAAGGCAGCCTTGCTAAGCATGGAGTAAGAGTGATTTTCGATGGCCACCCATAGGTACTTCTGCGCAACGGCTGGACTTTTGCTGAACTTTAAGACGCAAACGAAGATAGTCATGGCAATATCCCCATTAGAAAACGTTCCTGTTCAACAAGTCAGAATGGGGTGGAGTAGTAAAAACGTTGAAATAAGAAGGCCGTGTCCCTTAGGATACAATCCCTTGGCTGCCTCTTCACATGAACGTACCGCTACGTGTCAGAGCATCCGTTACTTTGCCCAGCTGCAAAGGGACGAGCACGAGGAGAACACGATCAACCATCAAGCAGAGCCAAATACCGAAATAACGGAAGTATGGCCGGCTACCGGGCCAAAAGAACGGCGCGAGAAACTTGTCAATTGTCAGTTCCCTTCTTTCCAAGACCGTGTATCTGGATGGCACGTACTGTGATCTGGCGATTAAAATACTCCAAGCCGCCTTGGTAATCTCTGCCCTGAGGATGACGAACAGGATTCCGAGATATTGAACCATAGTAGTGGTAGGCATTATCCAGGTTGCGGGTTCGATCGTCTTGGAGCAAAGGCACCCGTTCTTCGTCAACAGGCCTGCAATGGATGGCAATTGCTTGTGATATGGCCACGATGCCAACAAGTAATATAAGAATTACCAAGCGGAATATTCGAATGGCATTGAGTATGGTCACTGGCGCCACTGAGGGTGAACAAAACGCAAGCAGAAGAGTTTCGGCAATTAGGTAGATCGCTGAGCATCCTCCAAGAGGGTACCATAGAGCTTGTGACTTGTGGAACCAATTGAAGTCGAGAAGCAATATGAACCAGGAGAACGAGGAGCTAAAGGAGTACATCTAGAAACAGAGAGAAACGATCAGTGTCAAATTCATCAGACGATAGTGCAAGGGGTTGTTATCCTCACGATCTCGTCCAAGGAACCCATGGCTCTTCCCGGATAGGTCAAGTAGAATAGCACGGCGGTCTCGAATGCCTGTAAAAGACCTGTATATCAGCCTCCAGGGCCCAGCCCACCCTAAATATACCAATCCACTTACATATGCGGCAAAAATGGCAAGTGCCGGCCACAAAGCAACAGCTCGAGACGGCCTTCGTCTGACCTCTCCCTGTCTGTCCCTGCGGAAAGCCAGTATGGCTGCAGAAACCAGGTAGAAGAGACCAGCGACAAGGGGGACGAAGCCATGAATGGCATCGACAGCTTGATGAGCCGGTGATCTTGTTGGGCTGAAGTCAATCATTTTTGCCGTCATTTTGGCAGACGAGTCCGTCGAGTGCAATCGATATGTCCGGTATGCGCTGCTCTGTTCAATGCAAGTAACAAGAAACCGATAAGGAATGTACATGGACAGGAAAGCGATGTGTATGTGAAaatagagaaagaaaagagaagatgagatgagatgaatgagaagaaagagagaggaagtCCGCTGCACATCTGAAAAGAGAAAGTACGACTGAAGAACCCAAAATGGAAAGAACCACCTCAGAGACGGAAAACCAGAACTTTTTGGAGTCTATCTATTATATGTAAAATGAGACAAATCAATGATTTTGATGCTAAAAATTCCTTCCCAGGTCCAGATTAGCCACCAACTTCATATGTTCGGTCCCATCCACGGACTTCTCCTCAAGACCGAAGAACGGCTTCACAGCAACATCCACCGTCTCTTCGAACAAACGCCCGACGACAGCTTCCTTCAGCTCGTCGCCAGTCTGCGCGAAATCCGGATAAGCGTTCAATTCCAACAACCAAACAGTCCCAGCCTCATCGACCATGAAGTCCACTCCGAATAACTCGAAAGCGTTGGGGAGGGTCTGGAAGTGAACCATCATGCCTCTGGCCGCAGCTTCGAATACTTCGCCTGTGATGGCACAAATCTGGTCAAAGACCTTCTCCTTCCAGTCCGAGCTGAGTCCAGGGACCTCAGACTCGAGCTTCCAGAATCGTCGCACGCTACCTTCGTTGGCGCTGCCCCCTTCCTGAAAACAGGTGTTGCTCAGGTGCCGGGCAAGATCGATCACTTCATCTTCGGCCTCCCATGGGGAACAGTAGGATTTGGCAGCGAATAGGGCCAACATTTCCTTGAAGACATAAACTTTCAGGGCCCCCACAGCGAGGATGTATGTGCGGATGTGAAACTTGCGGTTGGAGGAGGACGGCAGGAGGAGCGGAGGGTCAATGTATGGCTGGGCAATGAAATGGCGTAGTTGAGAGGTGACCACACCCTGATCTCCCGACTttccttcctcctcatccttggCTTTTTCGGCCTGTTCACGGGTAGACTCTGAATCACTCTCAATGTCAGATTCATCAACTTCCCACTCCTCGAAGATTTCACGAAGTTGATCCTCGCTGTTGAACAAACGGATTCCCTGTCCGCGATCACTCATTCCGGGCTTAAGAATCCACCATTCCTTTTCAGAGTCGGGTCTCTGTTCGTTCTTTCCCAAGCTGTCGCGCAGCTCGTACGCCTCTAACAATGCATCATCGAGGAACTCAGCATAGTCCAACTCGAAGTCAAAGCCAAATTTGAAGTGATTCCGCAGAAGACTGTCCGGGTGCTTTGAGACCCAGTTGGACACCGTGTTCGACAGGTAATGCTTGCGAATAAGCGCTTTTCGGATGATGTAGGCGTTGGCCAGCGATGTGGACGTATGCATCATGACATGTTCAAAGTCGAGGCGTTCGTATTCCCGGTACTGGAAAACGGGCAGGTTTCGCTTTGGCAGCTCTAGCAGAGAAGAAATAGACCGGCAAGTAGTAGTTCCCAGACGGCTCTGTAGTGCTTGCGCCATCAAGTCTTGGACGTAGTCATCGTCACAATCGACGACGTAGTGTAGGGCAGCGGAAGATCCATGGTCCGGTCTACACAGTATCCACTATCAGAATTATTCCCTTTTCAAAATAACGTAGCTATCAataagcaaagaaaaaagggatGAGCAGAGGGGAGCGTAAAACGTGTCTTGAATCATCTAGCTCTTATATAAAAACGCTCTATTCACAGAGGGACGTAACATAAAATTCGACTTCGCTCGCCAACGTGTATCACTCACAGCTTAATCTCCCCTTGGATATTCGGTGTATGCATGAAGTTTGCCCTTAGAGGTGTAACGCTACGGTTCGGACCAGTTAGCAACTGCATGCGCGCACTCaagaagagggagaaatgGAAACAAACCTTGTCATCCCCTCTCTAACAGCACGGCCATCATTCCCCGGTCCAC from Aspergillus chevalieri M1 DNA, chromosome 2, nearly complete sequence includes:
- a CDS encoding uncharacterized protein (COG:Q;~EggNog:ENOG410PH79;~InterPro:IPR017871,IPR027417,IPR003593,IPR039421, IPR011527,IPR003439,IPR036640;~PFAM:PF00005,PF00664;~TransMembrane:11 (o22-43i59-82o94-113i120-141o157-178i250-271o283-301i363-385o391-409i467-495o507-525i);~go_component: GO:0016021 - integral component of membrane [Evidence IEA];~go_function: GO:0005524 - ATP binding [Evidence IEA];~go_function: GO:0016887 - ATPase activity [Evidence IEA];~go_function: GO:0042626 - ATPase-coupled transmembrane transporter activity [Evidence IEA];~go_process: GO:0055085 - transmembrane transport [Evidence IEA]) produces the protein MTAKMIDFSPTRSPAHQAVDAIHGFVPLVAGLFYLVSAAILAFRRDRQGEVRRRPSRAVALWPALAIFAAYAFETAVLFYLTYPGRAMGSLDEIMYSFSSSFSWFILLLDFNWFHKSQALWYPLGGCSAIYLIAETLLLAFCSPSVAPVTILNAIRIFRLVILILLVGIVAISQAIAIHCRPVDEERVPLLQDDRTRNLDNAYHYYGSISRNPVRHPQGRDYQGGLEYFNRQITFLAPFFWPGSRPYFRYFGIWLCLMVDRVLLVLVPLQLGKVTDALTRSGTFSNGDIAMTIFVCVLKFSKSPAVAQKYLWVAIENHSYSMLSKAAFDKATTLACELNRKRNLDRLWESVNRGLSARHVFRAIISHIIPTAIDLLVGVCVLYYIYGAYMALVLATVVALSIWSSREIYRKLQVKQRRFIDDMNREQHILRDWTSSWQTALYSNRIPYEETRYSLAVRDHLNSSSRLSLWFCFDSVLQSAITVPGLMGGGLLAAFQVSWGVKSLGSFIMLLMYLTPLGLHLQVFVREVRDVLLGLADVDELLKLFGRASNAPNHMAVAPLCCDQGAIEFEDVQFAYRGQKRALKGVSFHVQAGQTVALAGATGSGKSTVLGLLLRLYDPLQGNVRIDGQDIRHATLESLRSSIGIVPQDPVLFHDTIMNNVMYANFSATEGQVYDACKAVALHDRFVSLGDGYHTIIGDGGVKLSGGELQRLAIARVIIQNPKIILLDGATSSVDSSTEALIQRNLKRLWRGKTILITSHRLSTVSKADNIIVLRHGRLVEQGSHSSLLRTNSYYRRLLSRQIKEKLSPAMIESTGPAQEQRATEESVKGKVATQQMGDLIEMDDSRSVTETGPILAVSKMRRMRSYKKVGSPDVKENSRSVNNEPWRRSPLKPDAPVFVPLSQRAALRKADESDAENCLADTENMRETSGATIGNNSSAGYSLENGKDSKRKRHDGSRRASSVLRQSSNEVIFAYPKKARKRMGSKRFPILRRERTESEPIGIGLMTDTYEQ
- a CDS encoding putative acid phosphatase (COG:O;~EggNog:ENOG410PGIB;~InterPro:IPR027746,IPR036523,IPR002828,IPR004344;~PFAM:PF01975,PF03133;~go_function: GO:0016787 - hydrolase activity [Evidence IEA];~go_process: GO:0006464 - cellular protein modification process [Evidence IEA]); translation: MHILVTNDDGPPSNQSSPYIHSLIHTLQNAGHIVSVVLPHQQRSWVGKAHIVGASVVPTYFRPGTLHEDDGTVHHLPRGCDPAEDDDEGEGDEWILINSTPASCVQIGLYHYFQDRGPIDLIISGPNYGRNTTALFALSSGTIGAAMEGAVCGKRSIALSYAFSSRNHDPVVIAEASRHSVKLIEYLMNNWADNVDLYSINVPLEPGVSQCKTVYTEMLDNRWSSGSCFTAVDPLAAQQDPDTQEKRLREQGEKTGTAPDVPAPAPGKRSKHQHKHFQWGPNFGDIFRSVEESGPGNDGRAVREGMTSVTPLRANFMHTPNIQGEIKLPDHGSSAALHYVVDCDDDYVQDLMAQALQSRLGTTTCRSISSLLELPKRNLPVFQYREYERLDFEHVMMHTSTSLANAYIIRKALIRKHYLSNTVSNWVSKHPDSLLRNHFKFGFDFELDYAEFLDDALLEAYELRDSLGKNEQRPDSEKEWWILKPGMSDRGQGIRLFNSEDQLREIFEEWEVDESDIESDSESTREQAEKAKDEEEGKSGDQGVVTSQLRHFIAQPYIDPPLLLPSSSNRKFHIRTYILAVGALKVYVFKEMLALFAAKSYCSPWEAEDEVIDLARHLSNTCFQEGGSANEGSVRRFWKLESEVPGLSSDWKEKVFDQICAITGEVFEAAARGMMVHFQTLPNAFELFGVDFMVDEAGTVWLLELNAYPDFAQTGDELKEAVVGRLFEETVDVAVKPFFGLEEKSVDGTEHMKLVANLDLGRNF